From the genome of Amycolatopsis sp. NBC_01488, one region includes:
- a CDS encoding 4'-phosphopantetheinyl transferase family protein, translated as MEIVVRWSSPLPAEERFLRLLDDVEQGRFEAYRQDADKRRFLTGRVLAKTVAAERLGVSVDSVKFDATCEDCGKPHGRPRIPGADLTLSISHSGDLIGVAATPSVPVGLDVETAGRRADDGLIEYALSPAETAHLAGLTDEQKAAAFFVYWTRKEAVMKATGKGLRIPLKSITFSRFDEPAALVSSGDPALDPATTRLVDLKAADGYRAAIAVLTTDELSVTEELWAP; from the coding sequence ATGGAGATCGTGGTCCGCTGGTCGTCCCCGCTGCCCGCCGAAGAGCGTTTCCTGCGTCTGCTGGACGACGTCGAGCAAGGCCGCTTCGAGGCGTACCGGCAGGACGCGGACAAGCGGCGCTTCCTCACCGGCCGCGTACTGGCCAAGACAGTCGCGGCGGAGCGGCTCGGGGTATCGGTGGACTCGGTGAAGTTCGACGCGACCTGCGAAGACTGCGGCAAGCCGCACGGGCGGCCCCGGATCCCGGGCGCGGACCTGACGCTGTCGATCTCGCACTCGGGCGACCTGATCGGCGTCGCGGCCACGCCGTCGGTCCCGGTGGGCCTGGACGTCGAGACGGCGGGCCGTCGCGCCGACGACGGCTTGATCGAGTACGCCCTGAGCCCGGCCGAGACAGCGCACCTGGCCGGCCTGACCGACGAGCAGAAGGCGGCGGCGTTCTTCGTCTACTGGACGCGCAAGGAAGCGGTGATGAAGGCCACGGGCAAGGGCCTGCGCATCCCGCTGAAGAGCATCACGTTCTCCCGCTTCGACGAACCGGCTGCCCTGGTGTCCTCAGGCGACCCGGCACTGGACCCGGCGACGACCCGCCTGGTGGACCTCAAGGCCGCCGACGGCTACCGGGCGGCCATCGCCGTCCTGACCACCGACGAGCTGTCGGTGACCGAGGAACTCTGGGCCCCCT
- a CDS encoding enoyl-CoA hydratase/isomerase family protein yields MPTVEFAVEDGIAQIRLNRPERLNAVAAVLVDDFLAALDAAARSDARVVVLSGNGRAFCAGHDLKEPTPAGDSRARLDRLQDVTRRLRGLRQPVIAAVHGYAIGAGAEFALGCDLILAAEDAVFAFPEVSLGLSVTGAASRLLPLLVGPLKAKELLLLGERFDGRKAAELGMVNAAVPADQLPAEALSWAKRIAGHPPEAAAMAKRVLDAPIDVEPALELEVSHALITETSAAVAASTEAFRSRT; encoded by the coding sequence ATGCCCACCGTGGAGTTCGCCGTCGAGGACGGCATCGCGCAGATCCGGCTGAACCGGCCCGAGCGGCTCAACGCGGTCGCCGCCGTCCTGGTCGACGACTTCCTCGCCGCCCTCGACGCCGCCGCGCGCAGCGACGCCCGCGTCGTCGTGCTGTCCGGTAACGGCCGTGCCTTCTGCGCGGGTCACGACCTCAAGGAACCCACCCCCGCGGGTGATTCACGGGCCCGGCTGGACCGGCTCCAGGACGTCACACGGCGGCTGCGCGGACTGCGTCAACCGGTGATCGCGGCGGTGCACGGCTACGCGATCGGCGCCGGCGCCGAGTTCGCACTCGGCTGCGACCTGATCCTGGCCGCCGAAGACGCCGTCTTCGCGTTTCCCGAGGTCTCGCTGGGCCTGAGCGTCACCGGCGCGGCGTCGCGGTTGCTCCCGCTGCTGGTCGGCCCGCTCAAGGCGAAGGAGCTGCTGCTGCTCGGCGAGCGCTTCGACGGCCGGAAGGCCGCGGAGCTGGGCATGGTCAACGCCGCCGTGCCCGCCGACCAGCTGCCGGCCGAGGCGCTCAGCTGGGCGAAGCGGATCGCCGGGCATCCCCCGGAGGCCGCGGCGATGGCGAAGCGCGTCCTCGACGCTCCGATCGACGTCGAACCGGCGCTCGAACTCGAGGTCAGCCACGCCCTGATCACCGAAACCTCGGCCGCGGTCGCCGCGTCCACGGAGGCCTTCCGGAGCCGGACGTGA
- a CDS encoding acyl-CoA dehydrogenase family protein, with amino-acid sequence MDFSLSTEEREVRDWVRTFVQRELIPLEQEVLRRERAHQPGLTGEELKNLQLKAKESGFWGVFTPEEYGGMGLSAVMAALLEAELGRTFVPFRFGGAADNILFHANEEQKQTYLLPTISGERKSCFAITEPGAGSDAKAIRTTARKDGTDWIINGEKTFITGGNEADFTMVFAITDPEKGANGGVTCFLVDREAGWKSEYIDTMGEWGPASLIFQDVRVPETQILGEEGRGFELAMQWIGQGRYLLPARAIGSCERLISMAIEHANTRETFGQKIAERQAIQWMIADSGVELEALRWLVLNAAWQVDQGVDSRHAQSMAKLYGGQKANEIVDRVLQIHGGMGYTRELPIERWYRELRLLRIYEGTDEIQRRTIARNLLKGHVKVGGVLG; translated from the coding sequence ATGGACTTTTCTCTCAGCACCGAAGAACGGGAAGTGCGCGACTGGGTCCGCACGTTCGTCCAGCGGGAGCTGATCCCGCTCGAGCAGGAGGTCCTCCGGCGCGAGCGCGCCCACCAGCCCGGCCTCACCGGCGAGGAGCTGAAGAACCTCCAGCTGAAGGCCAAGGAGTCCGGCTTCTGGGGCGTGTTCACGCCGGAGGAGTACGGCGGCATGGGCCTGTCCGCCGTGATGGCCGCGCTGCTGGAGGCCGAGCTCGGCCGGACCTTCGTGCCGTTCCGCTTCGGCGGCGCCGCGGACAACATCCTGTTCCACGCCAACGAGGAGCAGAAGCAGACCTACCTGCTGCCGACCATCTCGGGCGAGCGCAAGTCGTGCTTCGCGATCACCGAACCGGGCGCCGGGTCGGACGCCAAGGCCATCCGGACCACCGCCCGCAAGGACGGCACCGACTGGATCATCAACGGCGAGAAGACCTTCATCACCGGCGGCAACGAAGCCGACTTCACGATGGTCTTCGCGATCACCGACCCGGAGAAGGGCGCGAACGGCGGCGTCACGTGCTTCCTCGTCGACCGCGAGGCCGGCTGGAAGTCCGAGTACATCGACACCATGGGCGAGTGGGGCCCGGCTTCGCTGATCTTCCAGGACGTCCGCGTCCCCGAGACGCAGATCCTCGGCGAGGAGGGCCGCGGCTTCGAGCTCGCGATGCAGTGGATCGGCCAGGGCCGCTACCTGCTGCCGGCGCGCGCGATCGGTTCGTGCGAGCGGCTGATCTCGATGGCCATCGAGCACGCCAACACCCGCGAGACGTTCGGGCAGAAGATCGCCGAACGCCAGGCCATCCAGTGGATGATCGCCGACTCCGGGGTCGAGCTCGAGGCGCTGCGGTGGCTGGTGCTCAACGCCGCCTGGCAGGTCGACCAGGGCGTCGACTCGCGGCACGCGCAGTCGATGGCGAAGCTGTACGGCGGCCAGAAGGCCAACGAGATCGTCGACCGCGTCCTGCAGATCCACGGCGGCATGGGCTACACGCGGGAGCTGCCGATCGAGCGGTGGTACCGCGAGCTGCGGCTGCTGCGCATCTACGAAGGCACCGACGAGATCCAGCGCCGCACCATCGCGCGCAACCTGCTCAAGGGGCACGTGAAGGTCGGCGGCGTGCTCGGCTGA
- a CDS encoding ATP-dependent acyl-CoA ligase, which translates to MTPLAEIGTLAQLVKRAAGLWPERTAWVFDETGRRFTFAEVDGESSRLAAVLAERGIGPGDRVAVMLRNVPEFPLLWLALAKIGAQLVPVNTNYREFDGAHVLRHSGAKLVVAAPEFTELLGRIGLTEVVTPDRLRTDAGPPEFTPVPELPVNIQYTSGTTGAPKGCVLPNRYWTTLAVGLTTDFPAVGEDDVMLTAQPFHYIDPQWNVALGLAAGATLVVLDRFHPSTFWAKIREHGVTWFYCLGLMPTLLLRQEPSAADRDHRVRAICASAIPHELHAELEARWGVPWYEAFGMTETGGDIRMTAADHDETVGTGCIGRPSRDREAMIAGDDGKPLPRGETGELLIRGIGLMHGYHDDPEATAKAFRDGWFHTGDLARMDDAGRVYYVGRTKDMIRRSGENVSADEVERALLLHPAVRLAAVVAVPDELRGEEIKAYVVCDGERPEPAVLAAFCAEKLAYFKVPRFWAFADELPMTPSERVAKGELRKVADPRAGSWDAKAAAWL; encoded by the coding sequence GTGACGCCGCTCGCCGAAATCGGCACGCTCGCCCAGCTCGTCAAGCGGGCGGCCGGGCTGTGGCCGGAGCGCACGGCCTGGGTGTTCGACGAGACCGGCCGGCGCTTCACCTTCGCCGAGGTCGACGGCGAAAGCTCGCGGCTCGCCGCGGTGCTGGCCGAACGCGGCATCGGCCCCGGCGACCGGGTCGCCGTGATGCTGCGCAACGTGCCCGAGTTCCCGCTGCTGTGGCTGGCGCTGGCCAAGATCGGCGCGCAGCTGGTGCCGGTCAACACGAACTACCGGGAGTTCGACGGCGCCCACGTGCTCCGCCATTCCGGCGCGAAGCTCGTCGTCGCCGCGCCGGAGTTCACCGAGTTGCTCGGCCGCATCGGGCTGACCGAGGTCGTCACGCCGGACCGGCTCCGCACCGACGCCGGACCACCGGAGTTCACGCCGGTGCCCGAACTGCCGGTGAACATCCAGTACACGTCCGGCACGACCGGCGCCCCCAAGGGCTGCGTCCTGCCGAACCGGTACTGGACGACCCTGGCCGTCGGGCTGACCACCGACTTCCCGGCCGTCGGCGAGGACGACGTCATGCTGACCGCCCAGCCGTTCCACTACATCGATCCACAGTGGAACGTCGCGTTGGGACTCGCCGCCGGCGCCACCCTCGTCGTGCTGGACCGCTTCCACCCCAGCACGTTCTGGGCGAAGATCCGCGAACACGGTGTCACCTGGTTCTACTGCCTCGGCCTGATGCCCACGCTGCTGCTGCGGCAGGAGCCGTCGGCGGCCGACCGCGACCACCGCGTCCGCGCGATCTGCGCGTCCGCGATCCCGCACGAGCTGCACGCCGAGCTGGAGGCGCGCTGGGGCGTGCCGTGGTACGAGGCGTTCGGGATGACCGAGACCGGCGGCGACATCCGGATGACGGCGGCCGACCACGACGAGACCGTCGGCACCGGCTGCATCGGACGGCCGAGCCGCGACCGCGAGGCGATGATCGCCGGCGACGACGGGAAGCCGCTGCCGCGCGGGGAAACCGGTGAGCTGCTGATCCGCGGGATCGGGCTGATGCACGGCTACCACGACGATCCCGAGGCGACGGCGAAGGCGTTCCGCGACGGCTGGTTCCACACCGGCGACCTCGCGCGGATGGACGACGCCGGCCGCGTCTACTACGTCGGGCGCACGAAGGACATGATCCGCCGCAGCGGCGAGAACGTCTCCGCCGACGAGGTCGAGCGCGCGCTGCTGCTGCACCCGGCGGTGCGGCTCGCGGCGGTCGTCGCGGTGCCCGACGAGCTGCGCGGCGAGGAGATCAAGGCGTACGTCGTGTGCGACGGCGAGCGTCCGGAACCGGCCGTGCTCGCCGCGTTCTGCGCGGAAAAGCTGGCCTACTTCAAGGTTCCGCGGTTCTGGGCGTTCGCCGACGAGCTGCCGATGACGCCGTCCGAGCGCGTCGCCAAGGGCGAGCTGCGCAAGGTGGCCGACCCGCGTGCCGGGTCGTGGGACGCGAAGGCGGCGGCATGGCTGTGA
- a CDS encoding TetR/AcrR family transcriptional regulator, whose product MAVTSRERVRAAAVKLFATKGFHGTGIRDLAQEADLSSASLYHYMGTKEDLLAEIMHTALHRLLAAAREATAGSADPVHRLRTLVALHVLAHAVGPAETRVVDNEVDVLSPAAREPVVALRDAYEHLWAAAIEEGVAAGVFHTEHPAVTRLALLEMCSGVARWYSPHGPLALDQLAEHYAELVSRALGCTSPPGVADLRRCREIVAKEWGMSV is encoded by the coding sequence ATGGCTGTGACCAGCCGGGAGCGCGTCCGCGCGGCGGCGGTGAAACTGTTCGCCACCAAGGGTTTCCACGGCACGGGCATCCGGGACCTGGCGCAGGAGGCGGACCTTTCGTCGGCGAGCCTGTACCACTACATGGGCACCAAGGAGGATCTGCTCGCGGAGATCATGCACACGGCGTTGCACCGCCTGCTGGCCGCGGCCCGCGAGGCGACGGCCGGCAGTGCCGACCCGGTGCACCGGCTGCGCACGCTGGTCGCGCTCCACGTGCTCGCGCACGCGGTCGGCCCGGCGGAAACCCGCGTGGTGGACAACGAAGTCGACGTCCTCTCCCCCGCGGCGCGCGAACCGGTGGTGGCACTGCGGGACGCGTACGAACACCTGTGGGCGGCGGCGATCGAAGAAGGTGTCGCGGCCGGGGTGTTCCACACCGAACACCCGGCGGTGACGCGGCTCGCACTGCTGGAGATGTGCAGCGGCGTGGCCAGGTGGTATTCGCCGCACGGGCCGCTGGCGCTGGACCAGCTCGCGGAGCACTACGCGGAGCTGGTCTCGAGGGCCCTGGGCTGCACGTCTCCGCCGGGCGTGGCCGACTTGCGGCGCTGCCGGGAAATCGTCGCGAAAGAGTGGGGCATGTCCGTTTAG